The DNA window TGCGTATAAGGAATCAGGAATTCTAACATGGGGTCCTGCTTGGGCTCCCAGGCGAGTAGCACCTTTATGGCAGCGATAAAGAGGGGTTTTAATTAGTGTgtatttctgctgccttcttccCTGTACCTGCgcatgaagagaagaaaagtgcGAGCAAACCCATTTCGGTAAAAGTTCGGGTCAACATTTAAGCAGACAAAACTCTGAATAGTTATGCTGACCCTTACTCCATTCTCATGAGACCCGCCTGTGTCACTGAAATCGGGattaaaacctcttaacaccaatgtagcattaagaagcagggacatctttattgcagcgctgggcagcacggggtgTAGCCCCTCCAAAGTCGTGCGCGCCCCCCTCGATGATTCACCtcatatttatacagaaaaatattacatattcatcacgTATCCAAGGACGCGTATACATATTCATATCTTTTCCCCgaaaaggcggtctttattataatgagttccgagaaatcatttccacCCCGACCTTGTTACCGCggggagaaaaagaattaaaaaaaaaacaaatacaccaaaaaaaccccaacgtTATCTGAGGGGAACGTTGGCAGCGCTGGGAGGGGGATTCCCgtctcccatcccaccccaaagCCTGGCGCGGCCCCCCCAGATGCTCACGGAGGGGGGGGTTCTCGTCCAGTTCCTTTGGCTCGGCCGCGGGCCGCGACTCCTTCCcgcaagaatcacagaatgttcgggattggaagggacctcgaaagatcatccagtccaatccccctgccggagcaggattacctagaccatatcacacaggaacgcgtccaggcgggttttgaatgtctccagagaaggagactccacaacctctctgggcagcctgttccagtgttcggtcaccctcaccgtaaagaagtttttcctcatatttatgtggaacctcctgtgttccagcttgcacccattgccccttgtcctgtcaagcgatgtcactgagaagagcctggctccatcctcatgacacttgccctttacatatttataaacattaatgaggtcacccctcagtctcctccaagctaaagagacccagctccctcagcctctcctcataagggagatgttccactcccttaatcatcttcgtggctctgcgctggactctctctagcagttcgctgtccctcttgaactgaggggcccagaactggacacaatattccagatgcggcctcaccagggtagagtagagggggaggagaacctctcttgacctgctaaccacaccccttctcatacaccccaggatgccattggccttcttggccacaagggcacactgctggctcatggtcatcctgctgtccactaggacccccaggtccctttcccctacgctgctctccaagaggtctgtccccaacttgtactggtccatggggttgttcttgcccagatgcatgactctacacttgcccttgttatatttcattaaatttctccccgcccaactctccagcctgtccaggtctctctgaatggcagcacagccttctggtgcgtcagccactcctcccagtttggtgtcatcagcgaacttgctgacagtgcactctattccctcatccaagtcattaatgaatatattgaatagaactggtcccagtaccgacccttgagggactccggtagacacaggcctccaactggactctgtcccattgaccaccactctctggcttctttccttcagccagttcacaatccacctcactacccgatcatccagaccacacttccccagtttagctgcgaggatgctgggggagaccgtgtcaaacgctttactgaaatcgagatagaccacacccacagctttaccatcatctatccaccgggttatgtccgcataaaaggctatcaagttggttaagcatgacttccccttggtgaagccatgctgagtgcccctaatgatccccctatccttgatgtgcctagagacagcaccaaggacaagttgttccatcacctttccggggatggaggtgaggctggccTGTctgtagttacccgggtcctccttcttgccctttttgaagactggagtgacattcgctttcctccagtcctcaggcacctctcccattgcccacgacttagcaaagatgatggacagtggcctagcaatgacttccgccagctccctcagcacccgcgggtgcatcccatcagggcccatggatttatggacgtccagattgcttaattggtccctgacccagccctcatctaccaagacagattcctcctctatcctgacttcttctggggcctcaggggtccggggctcctcaggacagcctccagcagtatagacagaggcaaagaaggcattcagtaactccgccttctttttatcctctgtctccagggcccccatcTCATTCAttagtgggcctacattgcctctagtgttggttttacctgcaatgtatttgaagaagccctttctgttgtccttgacctctcgTGGCTTAGAGAGGGCCGCGTCCCCTTCTTCCCGCTGTTACTAAGGGGCGGGCGTTGCTATGGGGCGGGTGTTGCCAAGGGAGCGTTGCTACGGGGAGGAGCGTTGCTGGTAGGTGGGGTGATAGAGGAAGTGACGTCACAGCGGGCAGGCCTTGGCAGCCGAACTCGCGGCCCAGCAGGGTGGCCCCCAGCGCAGGCAAGCGCCTGCCCCACAGGTAAGGGGGGGGCCCGGACCCCCACCCCCCGTGCCGGGGGgcgccccccagccccccctgaCCTCTGTGTGtcccccaccaccccaggctgccccatgGACGATCCGACCGGAGCCGCTGAGGAGACCCCCGAAGAGCTGGCGGCAGGTGAGACCCTCGGGGGACCCGCAGCCCCTCCCCAGGTGGGGCAGAGCGAGGGGTCCGGGTGCTTGGGACCCCTGACTCCTCCCCGGGGGGGTTAAAGGAGGGGATCCAGTGGTCTGAGACCCCCATCCGGGACCCCGAACCCCTCCCCAGGTGGGGCAGAATCAGGGTCTCGGTCCCCCAGGACCCCTCGGATCACCCCAGGACGCGGTAGGGGAGGATGCCCCCCACCGTCCCCGTGGTCCCtgacacccccctcccctccccaccacagccggcccccccccgcccgcgggGAGATGGAGCGGCACCTCCGCACCCACAGGGGCAAGTGGCCCAACACCTGCGGTGAGTGCGGCAAGCGCTTCTCCCAGCGCTCCCACCTGGCCGTCCACCTCCGCAcccacacgggcgagcggccctaccgctgcggCGACTGCGGGAAGAGCTTCTCCAAGCGCTTCCACCTGGCCCGGCACCTCCGCACACACAAcggcgagcggccctaccgctgcggCGAGTGCGGCAAGAGCTTCTCCCAGCGCTCCAGCCTGGTGGAGCACCGGCACGTgcacacgggcgagcggccctaccgctgcggCGAGTGCGGCCAGGCCTTCAGCCACAGGACCAGCCTGGCCAACCACCAGCTGGCCCACGCGGGCCAGCGGCCCTTCGCCTGCGGCCGGTGCGGCAAAGCCTTCTACTGCAGCTCCGACCTCCTCCGGCACCAAGCGGCCCACTCGGGCGAGCGGACCTACCGCTGCGGCGAGTGCGGGAAGGCCTTCCTGCAGAGCGCCCACCTGGAGCGGCACCGGAGGACCCACACCGGGGAGAAGCCCTACGGCTGCAGCGTGGGCGGGAGGGCCTTCCTGCGGAGCGCCCACCTGGAGCGGCACTGGAGGACCCACACCGGGGAGAAGCCCTACAGCTGCGGCGTGTGCGGGAAGGCCTTCCTGCGGAGCGCCCACCTGGAGCGGCACCGGAGGACCCACACTGGGGAGAAGCCCTATGGCTGCGCCCGCTGCGGGCGGCGCTTCAGCCAGAGCTCCAACCTCATCACCCACGAGAGGGTGCACCTGAAGGAGACCCAGGGGGCGGTGCGGGAGATGGCGGCGGGGGAGCAGGCGGGTTTGGAGGCGATGGAGGGTCAACCAAGTCTAGAGATGTTGGAGGGTCAACCAGGCTTGGAGGTGATGGAGCGTCAACCAGGTCTGGAGATGATGGAGGGACGCCCAAAGTCCAAGAGACGTGGGGCGCCCCACGGTCTGGAGGTGTCAGAGGGGGACCCGCAGCCTGGGAACCTGGGGGTGCTCCAAGGGTTGGAGATGGTGGGGGAGCCCCCCAAGAGCAGGAGGCCCAAGGGGCAGCCACGGCTGGGGGGGGCGCCCCAAGGAGGAGCACCCCATTGGCtgagggggtgggggtgggacTGACACAGGATTGGGCAATAGCAGGAGGGGGCGGGGCAATAGTGCCAGGGGAGTGGCCAAGATCCTGTGCAGCCATTGGCCGGGCGAATAAAGATGGTGAAACCCCCAGGACTGGAGAGTGGTGGTCTTGGGGGGGGGAGTATGGGGTAAGGTGGAGGGTTCTGTAGCCCCCcctgggtggggtgggggttgggACGGACCCCCCGGGGTGTGGGGCCAGGGTGAGGGGGGCGGGGTGACAGAGAGACACAGCCGGAGGCGCCGACTCAGCCGTTTATTTCCCATTAACGCTAATTAGGGGGTAAAAATGGGGATGGGGCATTGCCATGGCAACGGGGGACCtccgaccccccccccccccccccccccccccccggtccGAGGACCACTCACCTCCCTCCGgccagcgccgccgcccgctcccgccACTCCCGGATATGGCGTCGCCTGGCCACGCCCCGCCCCCTTCCATGCCACCGACCAATCAGGGGGCCTCCCACCTTGGCCGCGCCtccaggccacgccccctcgcTCTCACACTCAACCCTACGGCTTCcccaggccacgccccctccacTCCCATTGGCCACACCCTCAACCCCACCAGCCAATCAGCGCACGGGGGGAGGGCGTGGCTTAGAGGGGGCCGCATCCACTTCGTCCCGCTGTTGCTAAGGGGCGGGTGTTGCTATTGGGCGGGAGTTGCTAAGGGGCGGGCGTTGCTAATGGACCGTTGCTATGGGGCGGGCGTTGCCAAGGGGGCGTTGCTACGGGGAGCAGCGTTGCTGATAGGTCGGGGATAGAGGAAGTGACGTCACAGCGGGCGGGGCTTGGCAGCTGCACACGCGGCCCAGCAGGGTGCCCCCCAGCGCAGGCCAGCGCCTGCCCCACAGGTAAGGGGGGGCCCGGACCCCCACTCCCCGTGCCGGGGGgcgccccccagcccccccgacctctgtgtgtcccccctccaccccaggctgccccatgGACACCCCGACCGGAGCCGCTGAGGAGACCCCCGAAGAGCCGGCGGCAGGTGAGACCCTCGGgggacccccggcccctccCCAGGTGGGGCAGAGCGAGGGGTCCGGGTGCTTGGGACCCCCGACCCCTCCCCGGGGGTGTTAAAGGAGAGGATCCAGGCTCTGAGACCCCGAACCCCTCCCCAGGGGGGGCAGAACCAGGGTCTCGGGCCCCCAGGACCCCTCGGCTCACCCCGGGACGCGGTAGGGGAGGACGCCCCCCACCGTCCCCGTGGTCCCtgacacccccctcccctccccaccacagccGGCCCCCCcctgccgccgccccccgcccgcggggAGATGGAGCGGCATCTCCGCACCCACAGGGGCAAGTGGCCCAACACCTGCTGCAAATGCGGCAAGCGCTTCTCCCAGCGCTCCCACCTGGCCCAGCACCTCCACAcccacacgggcgagcggccctaccgctgcggCGACTGTGGCAAGAGCTTCTCCCAGCGCTCCCACCTGGCCCAGCACCTCCGCAcccacacgggcgagcggccctaccgctgcggCGACTGTGGCAAGAGCTTCTCCCAGCGCTCCAGCCTGGACCAGCACCTCCGCATccacacgggcgagcggccctactGCTGCGGCAACTGCGGCAAGAGCTTCAGAGGGAGCTCCCACTTGGCCCGGCACCTTCGCACACACAAcggcgagcggccctaccgctgcggCGAGTGTGGCAAGTGCTTCTCCCAGCGCTCCAGCCTGGTGGAGCACCGGCACATacacacgggcgagcggccctaccgctgTGTCGAGTGCGGCCAGGCCTTCCGCCACAGGACCGGCCTGGCCAACCACCAGCTGGCCCACGCGGGCCAGCGGCCCTTTGCCTGCGGCCAGTGCGGCAAGGCCTTCTACCACAGCTCCAACCTCCTCCGGCACCAAGCGACCCACTCGGGCGAGCGGACCTACCGCTGCAGCGAGTGCAGCAGGAGCTTCATCTGGAGGTCCAACCTGGCCCGACACCTCCGCATGCACGCGGGTgagcggccctaccgctgcggTGAGTGCGGCAAGACCTTCACCCAGCGCGGCCACCTCCTCAAGCACAGCAGGACGCACGCGGGCGAGAAGGCCTTCCGCTGCGGCAAGTGCGGCAAGGGCTTCGTGCAGAGCTCGGAGCTCAATCAGCACCAGTGCATCCACAGCGGGAAGAAGCCCTACGGCTGCGGCGTGTGCGGGAAGGCCTTCCTGCGGAGCGTCCACCTGGAGCGGCACCGGAGGACCCACACCGGGGAGAAGCCGTACGAATGCGCCCGCTGCGGGCGGTGCTTCAGCCAGAGGTGCAACCTCATCCCCCACGAGAGGGTGCACCTGAAGGAGACCCAGGGGGCGGCGCGGGAGGCGGCAGTGGGGGAGCAGGCGGGTTTGGAGGTGATGGAGGGTCAACCAAGTCTAGAGATGTTGGAGGGTCAACCAGGCTTGGAGGTGATGGAGCGTCAACCAGGTCTGGAGATGATGGAGGGACGCCCAAAGTCCAAGAGACGTGGGGCGCCCCACGGTCTGGAGGTGTCGGAGGGGGACCCGCAGCCCGGAAACCTGGGGGTGCTCCAAGGGTTGGAGATGGTGGGGGAGCCCCCCAAGAGCAGGAGGCCCAAGGGGCAGCCACGGCTGGAGGGGTGCCCCAAGGAGGAGCACCCCGTTGGCTGAGGGGGTGGGTGTGGCTGGGGCGGGGATTGGCCAAGAGCCAAATGTGtgatgggggggaggggggagggggttGGCTGAGGAGAGGGGGTGGGGGGTAGGACTGACATAGGATTGGGCAATAGCAGGAGGGGGCGGGACAATAGTGCCAGGGGAGCGGCCAAGATCCTGTGCAGCCATTGGCCAGGCAAATAAAGATGGTGAAACCCCCAGGACTGGAGAGTGGTGGTcttggggggggttgggggggaagCGGTCCTGGAGCCCCCACAGGGTGGGGTAGGGGTGGGGACGGACCCCCCGGGGTGTGGGGCCAAGGTGAGGGGGGCGGGGTCACAGAGAGACACAGCCGGAGGTGCCGACTCAGCCGTTTACTTCCCATTAACGCTAATTAGGGGGTAAAAAAGGGGGCGGGGCAGTTGCCATGGCGATGGGGCGGTTACCATGGCAACGGGGGACCCCCGGCCCGAGGTCCACTCACCTCCCTccggccggcgccgccgcccgctcccgccgctcccggATATGGCGTCGCCTGGCCACGCCCCGCCCCCTTCCATGCCACCGACCAATCAGGGGGCCTCCCACCTTGGCCGCGCCtccaggccacgccccctcaCTCTCACACGCAACCCTACGGCTTCGACAGACCACGCCCCCTCCGCTCCCTCTGGCCACACCCTCAACCCCACCAGCCAATCAGTGCACGGGGGAGGGCGTGTCTTAGAGGGGGCCGCGTTCCGGCTGTTGGTAAGGGGCGGGCGTTGCTATTGGGCGGGAGTTGCTAAGAGGCGGGTGTTGCCAAGGGGGCGTTGCTACGGGGAGGAGCGTTACTGATAGGTGGGGGATAGAGGAAGTGACGTCACAGCGGGCggggcttggcagccgcacacGCGGCCCAGCAGGGTGCCCCCCAGCGCAGGCCAGCGCCTGCCCCACAGGTAAGGGGGGGCCCGGACCCCCACTCCCCGTGCCGGGGGgcgccccccagccccccccgacctctgtgtgtcccccccccaccccaggctgccccatgGACGCCCCGACCGGAGCCGCTGAGGAGACCCCCGAGGAGCCGGCGGCAGGTGAGACCCTCGGGGGACCCGCAGCCCCTCCCCAGGTGGGGCAGAGCGAGGTGTCCTGGTGCTTGGGACCCCCGACCCCTCCCCGGGGGCGGCAGAACCAGGGTCTCGGGCCCCCAGGACCCCTTGGATCACCCCGGGATGCGGTAGGGGAGGACGCTCCCCACCGTCCCTGTGGTCCCtgacacccccctcccctccccaccacagccGGCCTCCCCACGCcgtcgcccccccccccgcccctacATCTGCTGCGAGTGCGGCGAGGCCTTCGGGCAGTCGTCGAAGCTGGAGCAGCACCAGCGCAGCCACACGGGCAAGTGGCCCAACACCTGCGGTGTGTGCGGCAAGCGCTTCTGCGGCAAGCGCTTCTCCCGGCGCTCCCACCTGGCCGACCACCTCCGCAcccacacgggcgagcggccctaccgctgcggCGAGTGCGGCAACAGCTTCTCCAAGCGCTCCCACCTGGCCCAGCACCTCCGCACCCACAGGGGCTagcggccctaccgctgcggCGAGTGCGGCAACAGCTTCATCTCGAGCTCCAACCTGGCCCGGCACCTCCGCATGCACGCGGGCAAGCGGCCCTACTGCTGCGGCGACTGCGGCAAGAGCTTCATCTGGAGCTCCAGCCTGGTGGAGCACCGGCGCATGCACACGGGCGAACGGCCCTACCGCTGCGGCGAGTGTGGCCAGGCCTTCAGCCACAGAACCAGCCTGGCCAAGCACCAGCGGGCCCACGCGGGCCAGCGGCCCTTCGCCTGCGGCCAGTGCGGCAAGGCCTTCTACCGCAGCTCCGAACTGCTCCGGCACCAAGCGGCCCACtcgggcgagcggccctactGCTGCGGCGAGTGCGGCAAGAGCTTTGCCCAGCGCGGCCACCTCCTCAAGCACAGCAGGACGCACGCGGGTGAGAAGCCCTTCCGCTGCGGCGAGTGCAAGGGCTTCATGCAGAGCTCGGACCTCATCCAGCACCAGCGCAGCCACAGCGGCGAGAAGCCCTTCCGCTGCGGGGAGTGCGGGAAGGCCTTCGGCATGGGCTCCTCGCTGGTGATGCACCAGCGCATCCACACTGGGGAGAAGCCCTACGGCTGCAGCGTGTGCGGGAGTGCCTTCCTGCGGCATGCTGACCTGGAGCAGCATCGGAGGACCCACACCGGGGAGAAGCCGTACGAATGCGCCCGCTGCGGGCAGCGCTTCAGCCGGAGCTCCAACCTCATCACCCACGAGAGGGTGCACCTGAAGGAGGcacgggaggcggcggcggggggggggcaggtgggTTTGGAGGCGTTGTAGGGGCGCCCAAAGTCCAAGAGACATGGGGCGCCCCACAGTGTGGAGGTGTCGGAGGGGGACCTGCAGCCCGGGAACCCGGGGGTGCTCCAAGGGTTGGAGATGGTGGGGGAGCCCCCCAAGACCAGGAGGCCCTAGGGGCAGCCACGGCTGGGGGGGCGCCCCAAGGTGGGGCACCCCATTGGCTGAGGGTGTTAccgaaaatagtaaccaagaaaactctccaaaccaaatgatagtttagaaagccgacactggtttattgcagcgctgggtgcatgggggatctctcctcctagcatgcacgtctaagaacaaaagcttgcccgttatatacaattccaagaaaaaaacccacccaattaaaaaacaaattatacataacacgttatgtaatgcattacgtaatgtctttacgcatgcgtactaaattggggaaggggtcttgggtggtctctgggggtcgctggtggtcgcaatccccctttaattgtgcttctgcgcaagcgtggtcgaggccttcttgttcacaagtacatgtgttcccaagaagaagatattgttttggacttatctctcct is part of the Nyctibius grandis isolate bNycGra1 chromosome 11, bNycGra1.pri, whole genome shotgun sequence genome and encodes:
- the LOC137668857 gene encoding LOW QUALITY PROTEIN: zinc finger protein 585A-like (The sequence of the model RefSeq protein was modified relative to this genomic sequence to represent the inferred CDS: substituted 1 base at 1 genomic stop codon), producing the protein MERHLRTHRGKWPNTCGECGKRFSQRSHLAVHLRTHTGERPYRCGDCGKSFSKRFHLARHLRTHNGERPYRCGECGKSFSQRSSLVEHRHVHTGERPYRCGECGQAFSHRTSLANHQLAHAGQRPFACGRCGKAFYCSSDLLRHQAAHSGERTYRCGECGKAFLQSAHLERHRRTHTGEKPYGCSVGGRAFLRSAHLERHWRTHTGEKPYSCGVCGKAFLRSAHLERHRRTHTGEKPYGCARCGRRFSQSSNLITHERLHTGKWPNTCCKCGKRFSQRSHLAQHLHTHTGERPYRCGDCGKSFSQRSHLAQHLRTHTGERPYRCGDCGKSFSQRSSLDQHLRIHTGERPYCCGNCGKSFRGSSHLARHLRTHNGERPYRCGECGKCFSQRSSLVEHRHIHTGERPYRCVECGQAFRHRTGLANHQLAHAGQRPFACGQCGKAFYHSSNLLRHQATHSGERTYRCSECSRSFIWRSNLARHLRMHAGERPYRCGECGKTFTQRGHLLKHSRTHAGEKAFRCGKCGKGFVQSSELNQHQCIHSGKKPYGCGVCGKAFLRSVHLERHRRTHTGEKPYECARCGRCFSQRCNLIPHERVHLKETQGAAREAAVGEQAGLEVMEGQPSLEMLEGQPGLEVMERQPGLEMMEGRPKSKRRGAPHGLEVSEGDPQPGNLGVLQGLEMVGEPPKSRRPKGQPRLEGCPKEEHPPASPRRRPPPRPYICCECGEAFGQSSKLEQHQRSHTGKWPNTCGVCGKRFCGKRFSRRSHLADHLRTHTGERPYRCGECGNSFSKRSHLAQHLRTHRGXRPYRCGECGNSFISSSNLARHLRMHAGKRPYCCGDCGKSFIWSSSLVEHRRMHTGERPYRCGECGQAFSHRTSLAKHQRAHAGQRPFACGQCGKAFYRSSELLRHQAAHSGERPYCCGECGKSFAQRGHLLKHSRTHAGEKPFRCGECKGFMQSSDLIQHQRSHSGEKPFRCGECGKAFGMGSSLVMHQRIHTGEKPYGCSVCGSAFLRHADLEQHRRTHTGEKPYECARCGQRFSRSSNLITHERVHLKEAREAAAGGGQPPPPTLGALNRPRTGTECPPPERGRGAGMRPGESFQRALLGAAPAAPACCQTPPLVKHPLPAPPPLRPGVPLLTCRAEAEGPGGRQQGHEAARRPPPPRGPCCPPGRRGSEPWASSACGRSDCCCCQLLLGTAAPGLRPR